Proteins encoded by one window of Lathyrus oleraceus cultivar Zhongwan6 chromosome 1, CAAS_Psat_ZW6_1.0, whole genome shotgun sequence:
- the LOC127091930 gene encoding diacylglycerol kinase 4 encodes MNSPSSSSSSSTGDASKIATRSSIVESIRGCGMTSTRVDKEELKRCLTMPQYLRTAMRDSIRLQDPNAGEGGCIREGGEENDVAPLTPMVVFINPRSGGRHGADLMERLQDLMSDEQVFDILDVKPHEFIQYGLSCFETLASSGDTCAKETRERIRIMVAGGDGSVGWVLGCLTELNTQGREPVPPVGIIPLGTGNDLSRCFGWGGSFPFAWKAAIKRTLHKASIGPIYRLDSWRVSLSMPEGTTVEPPYSLKQTEEFSLDESLEVEGELPEKVICYEGVFYNYFSIGMDAQVAYGFHHLRNEKPYLAQGPIANKLIYSGYTCTQGWFFTPCTSDPGFRGLKNIMRMHVKKINSSEWELVPVPTSVRAVVALNLHSYGSGRNPWGTLKPEYLEKRGFVEARVDDGLLEIFGLKQGWHASFVMVELISAKHIAQATAIRLEVRGGEWTDAYMQMDGEPWKQPLSKDFSTFVELRREPFQSLVISGE; translated from the exons ATGAACTCGCCGTCATCATCATCGTCGTCGTCGACGGGAGACGCCAGCAAGATAGCGACGAGGTCTTCCATTGTGGAGTCGATTAGGGGATGCGGCATGACGAGTACGCGCGTCGACAAGGAGGAGCTAAAGCGGTGTCTCACCATGCCGCAGTACCTACGGACCGCAATGCGGGACTCTATCCGGTTGCAGGATCCCAACGCTGGCGAGGGCGGTTGTATTCGTGAAGGAGGCGAAGAGAATGATGTTGCTCCTCTTACGCCAATGGTTGTTTTCATTAACCCCCGCAGTGGTGGCCGCCATGGCGCTGACCTCATGGAACGGCTCCAGGATCTCATGAGTGACGAACAG GTTTTTGATATATTAGATGTGAAGCCTCATGAGTTTATCCAGTATGGGTTAAGTTGCTTCGAGACATTAGCTAGTTCTGGTGATACTTGTGCCAAAGAAACACGTGAGAGAATAAGGATAATG GTTGCGGGAGGTGATGGTTCAGTTGGCTGGGTTTTAGGATGTCTCACTGAACTTAACACACAGGGCCGGGAACCAGTTCCTCCTGTAGGAATCATACCACTTGGTACAGGAAATGACCTGTCTAGGTGTTTTGGTTGG GGTGGTTCATTTCCATTTGCATGGAAAGCAGCTATTAAGAGAACTCTTCACAAGGCTAGTATTGGTCCAATTTATCGTTTGGATAG TTGGCGAGTTTCACTTTCAATGCCCGAAGGCACAACTGTTGAACCACCTTATTCTCTAAAGCAGACAGAAGAGTTCTCTCTTGATGAG AGCTTAGAAGTTGAGGGAGAACTACCCGAGAAAGTTATATGTTATGAAGGCGTGTTCTACAATTACTTTAGCATAG GTATGGATGCCCAAGTGGCTTATGGCTTTCATCACCTGCGTAATGAAAAACCTTACCTTGCCCAAGGACCAATAGCAAATAAG CTTATATATTCTGGTTATACTTGCACTCAGGGTTGGTTCTTCACACCCTGCACAAGTGACCCAGGTTTTAG GGGACTTAAGAACATTATGCGGATGCATGTCAAAAAGATCAATAGCTCTGAATGGGAGCTGGTTCCAGTTCCTACAAG TGTAAGGGCAGTAGTTGCTCTGAATCTTCATAGTTATGGAAGTGGGAGAAACCCATGGGGTACTCTGAAACCTGAGTATTTGGAAAAG agaggctttgttgaagcTCGAGTTGATGATGGACTTCTGGAAATATTTGGTCTAAAGCAAGGATGGCATGCATCATTTGTGATGGTTGAACTGATATCTGCAAAGCACATAGCTCAG GCAACAGCTATCCGGTTGGAAGTAAGAGGAGGGGAGTGGACGGATGCATATATGCAAATGGATGGTGAACCTTGGAAACAACCATTGAGCAAAGACTTCTCGACATTCGTGGAACTAAGGAGGGAACCTTTCCAGTCACTTGTGATTAGTGGAGAATGA